Part of the Virgibacillus necropolis genome, ATATTAATAAATCAAAACAAGTTTGTGATAAGCCGTGTGCCTCCAAAGCCTGGAAAATTGATAATGTTTTAAGTCATTGGGATGAATTAGAGTTATCTTCCCAAGTTTACGATAATGGTAATTGGCTGGAATATCAAAAAAATCCTATTTCTTCTATTATCAGTTTAGAAGAAATACAAAATTATCTTCAAAATAAAAAAGTGAAATTAAAAAATAGTGTGATATTTTCTGGTACAGTGCCTTTGCTTGACGGGTTTAAGTATGGCGATAAGTTTAAAATGCAACTAACTGATCCAATTAATAGTGAATATATTGAAACTTATTATGATATTAAAGACATTTCAGGAGGGGGAGAGTCATGAAGTATTCAATTTATCAAATGGATATAGTGCCTGGAAATCCAAGCGAAAACAGGCGAAAGGTTCAAGAGTGGATGGAGGAGGAGGTGAGAAATAGTAATCCCGATACAATAGTTTTGCCGGAATTATGGACCACCGCATATACACTTGATTCACTTGAACAATATGCTGACCAAAATGGAGAACCGTCCAAGAGTTTTTTACGAGAATTAGCAAAAAAACTCAATGTAAACATAATTGGTGGTTCAGTTACAAATAAAGTTGATGGTAAGTTTTACAATTCTTCTTTTGTTTATAACCGATCAGGAGAGTTAGTTTATGAATATGACAAAGTTCATCTAGTGCCTATGTTAAATGAACATAACTTTTTGTCTGTGGGTAAGGCTGTTCCTGAAGTATTTGAGCTCGAGGGAGTCAAAATGGGAGTAATCATATGTTATGATCTTCGTTTTCCAGAAGTGATTCGTTCGCTTGCGTTAGAAGGAGCCCAGGTATTGCATATTGTTGCTGAATGGCCAAGCGCACGTACCTCCCATTGGAGATATCTTCAAATTGCAAGAGCTATCGAGAACCAAATGTATGTTGTTTCATGCAACAGAATTGGGAGTTATGACGGGGTTTCCTTCTGTGGGAATTCAATGGTAATTAATCCTTGGGGAGATATTTTGCTAGAAGGTTCAGAGTCAAACGAAGAATCGTTACGAGTATCCTTAGACCTAGAAAAAGTTATTCAAGTTAGGAATGATGTCCCAATATTTTCAAGTAGGGTACCTCATTTATATAAAAAAGAGAATTAGAAAGGGGAGAAAAAAATGAAAAAGATAATTATGTTAACAGTTGTCGCAATGTTCGCTATAATTTTAGCTGCTTGTTCAGATTCAAGTTCGGGTGAAAGCAGTGGGGAAAGCAAGACTATTAAGTTGGCCCATTCAGGATCTGAAACTCATCAGTATCATATTGCTGCTAAAAAATTCAAGGAATTGGTTGATGAAAAAACAGATGGGGAGTTACAAATTGAAATTCATCCTAATGCTACCCTTGGAAGTGAAGCGGATGTTATCGAACAAGTGATAGGGGGATCTGTTGAAATGACAACAGTAGCTGCGGATAGTTCTTTCGCAAATACTGTTCCAGAAATGAATGTTTTCGGGATACCATATTTATTCATTGATAGAGAACATGTGTACAGTGTGCTTGATGGTGAGATAGGGAAAGATTTATTAAAAATGACTAGTGAAAATAGCCTTAAGGGTTTGGGATATTGGGAAGTTGGATTTAGACATCTAACAAATAACCAAAGAGAAATTGTTACACCAGCTGATGCGGAAGGGTTAAAAATTCGCGTTCAACCTGCTCCTGTATGGGAAACACACATGAAGGCTATAGGTGCAAGCCCAACACCTGTCGCATTTAATGAATTATATTCGGCTCTTGATCAAGGTGTAGTAGATGGACAGGAAAATCCTTTACCAACAATAAATTCAATGAAATTCTATGAGGTACAAAAGTATATTTCTCTTACTTCACATACTTATTCACCAGCCATTGTAGTAATGAATGAAAGTTTTTTTGATGGTTTAAGTGAAGATCATAAAAAGGCTGTACAAAGTGCTGTTAAAGAAACTACAGATTATCAAAGACAATTTCTTGCCGACAAAGAAGAAGAGATTAAACAAACATTAAAAGAAAATGACGTAATCATTACTGAACCTGACCGTGAGGCTTTTCGTGAGGCGACTAAAAATGTAAAAGATGCAGTTAGTGAAGAAGTCCCGCAAGAGCTAATTGATAGAATCAAAGAACAATAAATAGAGTAGCCCATAATACAAGCATTATGGGCTGCTTTTACAAAGGGTTGTGATTCAATGTTACTTAATAAATTTGATACGTTTCTTGGGAAATTATTAGAGACAATTACAACGATAGCTTTATCGGCAACAGTAATAATTACCTTTTTACAAGTAGTTTATCGTTATGCCCTGCAACAACCGCTAAGTTGGTCACAAGAGGTTTTAATGATTTGTTTTGTTTATAGCATTCTGTTTGGATCTGCGCTTGCGATTAAAAATAAAGAGCATCTAACTGTTGATCTATACGATAATCCTTCTAAATGGTTTTCAAGAATCTTAAAAACGGTAGAGTTTATAGTTGTAGGGGTTTTAATCATTGTGCTTATATACTATGGGTATATATTAGTAATGGAAAATTTTGCTTCAGGTCAAATTCTTGGAATTCTTCCAGTGAAAAAAGCTTACGTATACATGGCAGTCCCTATAAGTGCACTATTCATGCTATACTTCCACATTAAGAAGGTGTTCACATGATTTGGTTAGTTGTATTATTATTTATTCTAATTTTACTAAGAGTTCCAATTGCCTTTGCATTAGGAGCCGTATCTATTTTCGGAATCATGCTAACTGATATCGAGTTATTAATAAATGTGCCAAGAAAGGTTTTTAGTGGGATAGACAATTTCACCCTTGTAGCAGTACCTCTATTTATTCTTGCAGGTGAAATTATGACAAAAGGGGGAATTTCGAAACGTTTAATCGATTTTTCGAAAACTATCGTAGGTCCTCTTCCTGGTGGACTAGCTATGGTAGTAGTTCTATCCAGTATATTTTTCTCGGCTTTAACCGGTACAGCAATTGCTGCAGCAGCTGCTATTGGAGGGATGATGATTCCCGCAATGAATAAAGAAGGGTATGATCCCCGTTTTTCAGCAAGTCTTGTAGCTACTTCATCTACAATCGGGCCTATCATACCACCTAGTATAGTATTGATTTTGTACGGAGTAATTGCAAGCGTTTCAATAGGTGATTTGTTCATTGCTGGAGTAATCCCTGGTTTATTAATGGGCTTAGGCTTAATGGGATACAGTTACTACATTGGTAAGAAAAAGAACTATCGATCTAGTGATAGGAAAGCTACCTTTAAGGAAGTAATTGTGGGGGCTAAAGATGCAGTATTGGCATTACTTATGCCGATTATCATAATTGGTGGTATAGTCTCTGGCATTTTCACACCTACTGAATCTGGGGTTGTAGCAGTATTTTATTCATTAGTAATAGGTTTATTCGTTTACAGGGAGATATCGATAAAAGATTTATGGAAAATCATGTTAGATACAGCCAAAACTACAGCAACGATCGTATTTTTAATTGGAACAGCATCTTTATTTATATGGTTTTTATCATTTAACCAAATACCAAATCAACTTATAGAATTGATGGGTCCAGTATCTGATAATCCTATTATTTTACTACTTGTAATAAATATAGTTTTATTAATTTCTGGTACTTTCATCGATACGATAAGTGCTGTTTCTATATTTACTCCACTGTTCTTACCATTAGTTTTAGCAGCTGGTATAGACCCAGTTCATTTTGGGATTGTGTTAGCAGTTAACCTTACTATTGGTATGGTTACGCCACCCCTAGGTGTGTGTTTATTTGTAACATCATCTATCGCAAAGATAAAAGTACCAAAGATGTTTAAATACTTATTTCCACAAGTTGCAATATTGATTATTGTTCTAATAATCGTTACTTATTTGCCAGAACTGATTTTATTTCCTGTAGGACTACTTGAATAGATAAGGGGAAATGATATGAACCCAAGCAATCAAAGATTAATATATCGAAAGAATTTGGATGCCAATACGACGTCTGGTCTATGCAATAATTATTTACAGGCAAACCTTATTACACTACCAAAACAATATGCGTTTGAATTCTTGCTATTCTGTCAGAGGAATCCTAAGTCTTGTCCTTTGATAGATGTCCTTGAAGCTGGCAATGTCACTCCAACCATAGCAGATGCGGATATTCGAACGGACATTCCTAAATACAGGGTTTATGAGAATGGGGTTTTTAGTAAAGAAGTTTTGGATATTTGTGATGTATGGGAGGATGACTTTGTTAGTTTTTTAATTGGTTGTAGTTTTACATTTGAAAAGGCGCTTAAGCGAGCTGGAATTCGAATGCTACACCAAGAACAGAACAAAGTAGTTCCCATGTTTAAAACGAATATACCTTGTGTCAAAGCTGGTATATTTGAAGGGAATATGGTAGTTAGTATGAGGGCATTAAAACAAGAAGAAGTTATGATTGCAACAAAAATAACTGAACAGTTTAAAACGTCACACGGCATCCCTATTCATATAGGAAAACCTGAGGAAATAGGGATCACCAATATTCATGCACCTGACTATGGTGAAAGCGTCATTTTTGATGAAAAAGAAAGGTTACCAGTATTTTGGCCTTGTGGAGTTACACCCCAAAACGTATGTTTACATGCAAAACCAACTATAATGATGTCACATGCACCAGGACATATGTTAATTACTGATCGAAAAGAAGAATATAATAGTTTTTGATTTTTCGAGTACCTGCCACTTCCGATTTTATGTCATATATTGTCGACTAAGATTATTAGGTTTGTAAAAGCTGTTAGAACTAATGTGCGTGATCTTACTGCCATTGGAGCTAGTGGCTTTTTTTGTGAAGAAAGGTTGTAGCTTAGATGATATTTCCCGCTTATTATTATGATGGTAGCTTACTATGAAAATAAACAAAAAATCAGCAGGAGTACAATCCTAAATTTCTCCCGCTAACACATTTTAAGCCAAGTAGATTTTTTTGTGCATCGGTTGCCTTTATTAGAATTATAGTGGCATTGCCAGATAAGTATGCGAGAGGAACATTTTCTAGGTCAACAATAACTAGATCGTCTGGTTTATTTTGTACAACGTATTGCCCCCCTTACTCTGTTCTTCGTTATCGCAAACAAGTGGAACTTGCTTTTGCGCATGAATCCAATCAGTTAGTTTCCATCATGCGTCATATAAAGGTACCAGTTAAACAAAAGTACAGACCTTTTTCATTATGAGGATACATTTCGACTCATTAAGCGAATCATCAAGCATGTTCGGGCAACCATTTTGCCCAAGGATCATGTTGAGAAAATAAAGGAATTACAGCTCCAGCAGGTTGAACAGCTATCATTACCTTCAGTTGTCTAAATTCCATTTTAGTCAAACAGCTTTAAAAAAAACTGTTTATGTCCAAGGGGGAAGTATGGCCTTTTTTCGACCTGACATTAATGAATATTCAGTTAATGTTACTGCGTTCTACTGCATTTACTTTTACTCCCAATTTCGGAATTGAAGATGGACGTTTTTAATCTAAAATTTTATTAAAAGGTACTTTTTGAACATCCTCTATTATAAGGAAGATGGCAAAATTATAATGAATTTTCCTACTAAAAATAAGTGGGGAGCAAAGTCCAAGCTGGAATATGTAGAAAAAGGACTGGATGAGCTCGTACCATTAATGGAGAAGTTAGGGATTCAATTGATTGCCATACCACCTTTAGGAAGTGGAAATGGAGGACTGGTCTGGAGCGAGGTAAAGAAATTGATTGAAGAGAAGCTAACAGCAGTGGATGAGAAGGTGTAGATCTTTATTTATGAACCATCTCAAAATTATGTGTCACAACCGAAAGTAGAACCCAACCTGAGCCTGTCAGCACTTGTATTGATGAATATCAAAGATCACCTTAATAAATTTGATACGTTACGACTACAAAAAACAGCTTTCTATATGATTGTTTTTTCTCGGGAGCATTATTTCAATTTCACAAGACATAAATACGGCCCATATGATAATTCTATTTCTATTGTCAGTAGGAACATTAAAGAATTTCAGAAATATCATGGTGTAAAAAGTACACAAGAGGCCTATGGTATTTTGTATAATAAAATTGTAAGTGGTCATGTTGAATCAAAGCTTGCAACTTTACGACCATTCATTAAAAAAGCAGCAGATTACGTTAATACATTCAATACCAATCATGAATTAGAATGCTTGTCTACAGTTACGTATTTATTAAGAGAAAAAGAAGAATTAACACAAGCTGAAATTGTAGATGAATATAAACGTTGGTCAAAAGATAAAGCCAAAAGGTTTTCGGAAGAGGATATCATAAACGGTATTGATAAGTTGTTCGACCTCCGTATTATCGAAAAAACGTTAATGGGGTATAGACTTAATCAATCGCATGCATTTAATCATAAATAGAAACGGTTGTTCATTACAGCATCTCATAGGAGGTGCTATTTTTTTATGCTCAATTTTAGGAAGTGGGATCAGTTTTAGTTTTGGTGCCTGTCACCCAAAACGATTCAGAATTGTTGGGTAGCAGGCATGTATTATAAAAACGATGGTTACAGTCATCTGATAGAGCCAGTTGTGCCATCTTTTTGATCCACCCTCCTATATAATGAAGGGACGAGTGCAAATTCATTATATAGGAAGTTTTTTTGTGATTAAATATCGAGAAATTTTAAGCCTTCATGCACAAGAAGTCATGCAAAGGGGGATAGCTTCAAGTAGTGGTCATTCCAAGAATATGATTACGGTCACTAGATTTTCCCCCCCTTTGATTACAGCCATAAGAATGTACCACCTCTGCCTTGTTTTTTACCAGCGTTTGCCATAAGTTTTACCACTTACATGTTTACCAATGAGGTAACGTCAAGGCTTTGGAAGGTAAAAAGGCCTAATTTATCCTAATTTTTACTGAGGAATCTGATAGTACTTTTATTTGTTTGTCTGGTTGTTTATTATTTTTGTTCACTAGTTCCCCTACTACGCACAAATTACTTTAATTGAAGTTCTAGTCATTTTTGAATACCATATAATTAAATATGACTAGGAGGGATCAGGGTGGATTTAAATGAACGTGCTTACATTATTTTGAAGTATATATTAGATTTCTCATTTGATGAAATTTTTATTACGGATGCTAAAGGGAATATTATTTATACGAGAGAATCAAAGGAAAAGTTATTTGGCATACCTCATGAAAAAATAATACATCAAAACGTTTTTGATTTAGAAAAGGAAGGAATTTTTGTTCCATCTATAATTGTAAATGTTTTAAAAGAGAAAAAGGAAAAGACATTTGTCCAGGAAACAAGAAATAAAAGCAAGTTGATTATCGCCGGATATCCAATATTTGATGAAGATAATACATTAATTGGTGCAATTAGTTTTTCCAGAGATATTACAGAGGTTGAAAGTCTCAAAAAAGAAAATGAACAGGTAGCAAGAGCGATTGAACAATATAGAGAGGAAATAGCAACATTAAAAAGACAGACAGTGAAACCTTTTCATATGAAAAACAGCAAAATGGACAAGGTACTGGATATTGCTTACAAAGCGGCGGATTTGGATATTACTGTCCTAATTGATGGAGAGTCAGGGGTAGGTAAAAATCACTTGGCACAAAAAGTTCATGAAATCTCCTCAAGAAGAAATGAGCCTTTTATTGAGGTGAACTGTGGTGCCATTTCTGAATCTCTGATTGAGTCTGAATTGTTTGGCTATGAGGAGGGAGCATTTACAGGAGCAAAAAAAGGAGGAAATAAGGGTTATTTTGAAGCTGCAGGTGAAGGAACTCTTTTTCTTGATGAGATTGGGGAGCTGCCGATGAATCTTCAGGTGAAATTTTTATCTGTTCTGCAAAACCAATTTTTTATGAGGGTTGGAGGAAATAAAAAGATAGAAAAGCAATGCAGAATTATTTGTGCAACCAATCAAAATCTGGAAGAACTGATTCGTAAAAAACAATTTAGAGAAGATCTGTATTATCGAATAAATGTAATGAAATTAACCATGCCACCCCTAAGAGAACGCAGAGAGGATTTGATTTCTTTGGTTTATGAAATTACAGAAGGATT contains:
- a CDS encoding putative hydro-lyase, with protein sequence MNPSNQRLIYRKNLDANTTSGLCNNYLQANLITLPKQYAFEFLLFCQRNPKSCPLIDVLEAGNVTPTIADADIRTDIPKYRVYENGVFSKEVLDICDVWEDDFVSFLIGCSFTFEKALKRAGIRMLHQEQNKVVPMFKTNIPCVKAGIFEGNMVVSMRALKQEEVMIATKITEQFKTSHGIPIHIGKPEEIGITNIHAPDYGESVIFDEKERLPVFWPCGVTPQNVCLHAKPTIMMSHAPGHMLITDRKEEYNSF
- a CDS encoding DUF2848 family protein; this encodes MNKEKSLYPFEVDGEIKNIKVDSVYCIGYTGRNKEKTMEHIKELAEIGIPEPLEVPTLFPVRTSSLSQGNKIEVLGGNTSGEAEIVLIFGDSEDEVYLSVGSDHTDRSLEAVDINKSKQVCDKPCASKAWKIDNVLSHWDELELSSQVYDNGNWLEYQKNPISSIISLEEIQNYLQNKKVKLKNSVIFSGTVPLLDGFKYGDKFKMQLTDPINSEYIETYYDIKDISGGGES
- a CDS encoding sigma-54 interaction domain-containing protein; this translates as MDLNERAYIILKYILDFSFDEIFITDAKGNIIYTRESKEKLFGIPHEKIIHQNVFDLEKEGIFVPSIIVNVLKEKKEKTFVQETRNKSKLIIAGYPIFDEDNTLIGAISFSRDITEVESLKKENEQVARAIEQYREEIATLKRQTVKPFHMKNSKMDKVLDIAYKAADLDITVLIDGESGVGKNHLAQKVHEISSRRNEPFIEVNCGAISESLIESELFGYEEGAFTGAKKGGNKGYFEAAGEGTLFLDEIGELPMNLQVKFLSVLQNQFFMRVGGNKKIEKQCRIICATNQNLEELIRKKQFREDLYYRINVMKLTMPPLRERREDLISLVYEITEGFNTKYRTQKYLSPELIAWISKQEWPGNIRELQNFIEKAMIVSETNEITLEIIEVITDRKSSKFYQDMTLNEYIESAEKEFILQMYNKYPSSIQLGEKLGISQSTANRKIRKYIGGSQT
- a CDS encoding TRAP transporter small permease gives rise to the protein MLLNKFDTFLGKLLETITTIALSATVIITFLQVVYRYALQQPLSWSQEVLMICFVYSILFGSALAIKNKEHLTVDLYDNPSKWFSRILKTVEFIVVGVLIIVLIYYGYILVMENFASGQILGILPVKKAYVYMAVPISALFMLYFHIKKVFT
- a CDS encoding carbon-nitrogen family hydrolase, with amino-acid sequence MKYSIYQMDIVPGNPSENRRKVQEWMEEEVRNSNPDTIVLPELWTTAYTLDSLEQYADQNGEPSKSFLRELAKKLNVNIIGGSVTNKVDGKFYNSSFVYNRSGELVYEYDKVHLVPMLNEHNFLSVGKAVPEVFELEGVKMGVIICYDLRFPEVIRSLALEGAQVLHIVAEWPSARTSHWRYLQIARAIENQMYVVSCNRIGSYDGVSFCGNSMVINPWGDILLEGSESNEESLRVSLDLEKVIQVRNDVPIFSSRVPHLYKKEN
- a CDS encoding TRAP transporter substrate-binding protein, with protein sequence MKKIIMLTVVAMFAIILAACSDSSSGESSGESKTIKLAHSGSETHQYHIAAKKFKELVDEKTDGELQIEIHPNATLGSEADVIEQVIGGSVEMTTVAADSSFANTVPEMNVFGIPYLFIDREHVYSVLDGEIGKDLLKMTSENSLKGLGYWEVGFRHLTNNQREIVTPADAEGLKIRVQPAPVWETHMKAIGASPTPVAFNELYSALDQGVVDGQENPLPTINSMKFYEVQKYISLTSHTYSPAIVVMNESFFDGLSEDHKKAVQSAVKETTDYQRQFLADKEEEIKQTLKENDVIITEPDREAFREATKNVKDAVSEEVPQELIDRIKEQ
- a CDS encoding macro domain-containing protein, producing MNFPTKNKWGAKSKLEYVEKGLDELVPLMEKLGIQLIAIPPLGSGNGGLVWSEVKKLIEEKLTAVDEKV
- a CDS encoding TRAP transporter large permease: MIWLVVLLFILILLRVPIAFALGAVSIFGIMLTDIELLINVPRKVFSGIDNFTLVAVPLFILAGEIMTKGGISKRLIDFSKTIVGPLPGGLAMVVVLSSIFFSALTGTAIAAAAAIGGMMIPAMNKEGYDPRFSASLVATSSTIGPIIPPSIVLILYGVIASVSIGDLFIAGVIPGLLMGLGLMGYSYYIGKKKNYRSSDRKATFKEVIVGAKDAVLALLMPIIIIGGIVSGIFTPTESGVVAVFYSLVIGLFVYREISIKDLWKIMLDTAKTTATIVFLIGTASLFIWFLSFNQIPNQLIELMGPVSDNPIILLLVINIVLLISGTFIDTISAVSIFTPLFLPLVLAAGIDPVHFGIVLAVNLTIGMVTPPLGVCLFVTSSIAKIKVPKMFKYLFPQVAILIIVLIIVTYLPELILFPVGLLE